GGATGGCAATAACATCCTGACGGATAAGCAAGACATCGCGCTGCTACGTGCCAAGGTGGGTATGGTATTCCAGAAGCCGACGCCGTTCCCGATGTCCATTTACGATAACATCGCGTTTGGTGTTCGCCTGTTTGAAAAGCTGTCCCGTGCTGATATGGATGAGCGTGTTCAGTGGGCGTTAACCAAAGCGGCGCTGTGGCAGGAAACGAAAGATAAGCTGCATCAGAGCGGCTATAGCCTGTCCGGTGGTCAACAGCAGCGTTTATGTATTGCGCGCGGTATTGCGATTCGCCCGGATGTCTTACTGCTGGATGAACCTTGTTCTGCACTCGACCCGATTTCTACTGGCCGCATTGAAGAGCTGATCTCCGAGCTGAAAAAAGATTACACCGTGGTCATCGTGACGCATAACATGCAGCAGGCAGCGCGTTGTTCAGATCATACGGCGTTTATGTATTTGGGTGAGCTGATTGAGTTCAGCGATACTGATACCCTGTTTACTGCCCCACGGCAGAAGCAGACTGAAGATTACATCACCGGCCGTTACGGTTGATTAGGAAAGCATCATGGATAATCTGAATCTGAACAAACACATTTCCGGTCAGTTTAACGCCGAACTGGAACATATCCGCACGCAGGTTCTGACGATGGGCGGGCTGGTGGAGCAACAGCTGAGTGACGCGATTACCGCAATGCATAATCAGGATGAGGAGCTGGCTCAGCAGGTGATTGAAGGCGACGCCAAAGTTAACATGATGGAAGTGGCGATTGATGAAGCCTGCGTGCGTATTATTGCAAAGCGTCAGCCGACTGCCAGCGATCTGCGTCTGGTAATGGCGATCATCAAAACCATCTCCGAGCTGGAGCGCATCGGTGACGTGGCGGATAAGATCTGTCGCACCGCGCTAGAGAAGTTCTCCCATCAGCATCAGCCGCTGTTGGTGAGTCTGGAGTCATTAGGGCGCCACACCGTGCAGATGTTGCATGACGTGCTGGATGCGTTTGCCCGTATGGATCTGGATGAAGCGATTCGTATTTATCGCGAAGACAAAAAAGTGGATAAAGAGTACGAAGGGATTGTGCGTCAACTGATGACCCACATGATGGAAGATCCTCGTACCATTCCCAGCGTACTGACAGCGTTGTTCTGCGCCCGTTCCATCGAGCGTATCGGTGACCGTTGTCAGAACATCTGTGAATTTATCTTCTATTTCGTCAAAGGTCAGGATTTCCGTCACCTTGGCGGCGATGCGCTGGAAAAGCTGTTGGCTGAGAAAGACAGAAAAGCGGAAGAGTAACGTTGTTTCGCGTTTAATACTGATAACGCCCTGCTTGCAGGGCGTTATTTTTTAGCAGGATAGTGAATCAGATCGTGGAAGCGCACTGTGGTGTCGGCGGGGTTGTGGTAGCGGTGTTCTCTGTCGGCGGCAAAGCGCAGAGCGTCACCTGCGGACAATAAGTGAGTCTGTCCATCAACGGTCATCTCCAACTGGCCTTCCAACACAATAATATGCTCGATCACCCCGTCTTCATGGGGCGATGACGTGCTACTGGCACCCGCAGCCAGTTCAATAACCAGCATATCGAAACGCAGTTTTTCGTCGTAGGGAAAGAGTGGCGCAGCGCGCATTCCCGCCTCATTTTCCCTGAATGTTGAACCTGCCCGATACGTCACGTCTTCATCCGTGAGTGTCGATTCAATAAAGGCGGAAAACGCGACATTCATACCGGTCGCAATTTTCCACAGGATAGCAACCGTCGGGCTGGATTCACCGCGCTCGATCTGGCCGAGCATCGCTTTACTGACACCCGTTTCTTCCGTTGCCCGCGTGAGGCTCCAGTTTCTCTCCTGCCTTAACGCTTTCAATGTAGCGCCAATACGGCAAGTTAACTCATCAGACATTGATGCTGGCTCCTGCTTGTGCGTTATAACGCACACTGCTATGTTAACGCTTTCTGTGCGTTATAACGCACGATAAGAATGAAGGTATACCATGCCTGCGTCATTTGCGCTAAAAGATGTCACGTTTTCGACCTTTACCGCCGGTTTTGTTGCGGTGCTGGTGGGGTATACCAGCTCGGCTGCCATCATTTTTCAGGCGGCGGAAGCGGCAGGTGCTAGCACGTTACAAATCGGCGGCTGGTTAAGCATATTGGGCATTGCCCAAGGGCTGGCGTCCATTAGCCTATCGCTGTATTACCGTGCACCGATACTGGCGGCGTGGTCCACGCCAGGGGCGGCGTTGCTGGTTACCAGCCTGCCGGGTACGCCACTCAATGAGGCGATCGGCGTGTTCCTATTTGCTTCTGCGCTTATTTTTATCTGCGGGATTACGGGTCTGTTTGCCCGCTTGATGAACGTCATTCCACAAGCCATTTCTGCTGCAATGTTGGCAGGGATTCTGCTGCGTTTTGGTGCGGATGCCTTTCTTGCTCTGCAACAGGATTTCTGGCTGGCTTTTGCGATGTGCATGACCTATTTGCTCAGCCGTCGGCTGCTGCCCCGCTTTGCCATTGTGTTAACGCTGCTCGCTGGCCTGCTGCTGGCCTTATTTCGCGGACAAATCGCGGTTTCTGATTCGCCGCTAGTATTTGCCGTGCCGGAATTCATTGCGCCGCATTTCTCGTTGTCGTCGCTGCTGGGCGTCGGTATTCCATTTTTCATTGTCACCATGGCGTCGCAGAATGCACCGGGTGTTGCCACGCTGAAAGCGGCGGGCTATCAGGTTCCCGTGTCACCGCTGATTAGCGTTACGGCACTAATCGCGTTGATCTTGACGCCGTTTGGTGGTTTTTCTGTCTGTATTGCCGCAATTACCGCCGCGATCTGTATGGGGTCGGATGTGCACCCCGATCCGAAGAAACGCTATCTTGCCGCTGTCGCTGCTGGTGGGTTTTATCTGCTGGCGGGCGTTTTCGGTGGATCGATCGGGCAGCTTTTTACCGCGCTGCCGCAGCCGCTGATTCACGCTATCGCTGGTTTGGCGTTGCTGAGCACCATTTCAGGCAGCCTGTACCGCGCGTTGCTGGATGAAAAACAGCGTGATGCGGCGGTGGTCACTTTCCTGATTACCGCCTCTGGATTAACGCTATGGGGAATCGGCGCGGCATTTTGGGGACTGATTGGGGGGATGATGACTTGGTTGATTCTGTCAGCATACGCTGACAAGGTGCGTTGAATCGTCAGAATAATGTGCCAGAATACCAAAGTAACATAAGGTTATATTATAGCTATTTATGTTATTTCCCGCGTTTTCGCCCTGCTGATAGCCTGCGGTTAATACATCAATAATTAAGGGGCAGGGAATGAAAAAGCAGATTTTGACAGTGACTTTATTGGCCGGGTTGGCTTCCGTTTCTGGTGCTGCACAGGCAGATAAATTAGATGATATTCAGAAGGCTGGCGTAGTGAAAATCGCCGTCTTCGACAGCAATCCACCGTTTGGCTATGTCGATCCGCAGAGTAAAAAGCTGGTGGGTTATGATGTGGATATCGCAGAGGCGATTGGTAAGGCGCTGGGCGTGAAGGTTGAACTACGTGCAACCAACCCCGCTAACCGCATTCCGCTGTTAAGCTCGCAGAAAGTCGATCTGATTGCCGCGAACTTCACTATTACCGATGAGCGCGCCAAGCAGGTTAATTTTAGTATTCCTTATTTCGCGACCGGACAAAAATTCATCGCCCGTAAAGGCGTGCTGAAAACGCCGGAAGACATCAAAACGCTGCGCATCGGCGCGGATAAAGGCACCGTGCAGGAAATTACCCTGCGTGAGCATTACCCGACCGCCAAAGTGATTTCCTACGACGATACGCCGCTGGCCTTCGCCGCACTGCGTAACGGTAATGTTCAGGCTATCACGCAGGATGATGCCAAGCTGGTCGGTTTGCTGGCTAACGTGCCTGATGCACAGAAAGCCGAATTCGAAATTTCTCCGTTCAGCATTACCAAAGAATATCAGGGTGTTGGTATTCCGAAGGGGGAAGAGCGCCTGACGGTGAAAATTAACGATACGCTGATTAACCTGGAAAAACAGGGCGAAGCGAAGACTATCTACGATCGCTGGTTCGGGCCGAGCACAAAATCATCCCAACCGCGCGGTGACTTCACCTTTGCCCCGCTGGATCAGCAACCTAAATCCTGATCGCTGACGCTTTCAGTGCTATGATCCCAGCCCTCTGCATTGTATTGCAGGGGGCATTTCTATTTGTACCTCGTAATAATGACAAAGAGAGATAAAACGCATGGATACGGCGCTGCAATCGCTTGAATCGTGGCTGTTGGCTCCTCAATACCTCATCTGGCTGTGGCACGGTTTTCTGATCACACTGGGTCTTTCTCTCGGTACGGTCGTTCTGTCTACGGTGTTGGGTTTTCTGCTGGCGGCGGCCAGAGACAGTCAGATTCGGGTGCTGAGCAGCGTGGTTGTGGCTTACAGTTCGCTGTTTCGTAATACGCCGCTGCTGGTGCAGCTATTTTTCTGGTATTTCGGTGCCGGGCAGTTGTTCCCCTCGGAGATGATGCAGTGGTTGAATACCTCTCATACCATCTCGTTATTGGGCACGACATTATCGTGGCCTTCTTTTGAGTTTCTGGCGGGCTTGGCTGGGTTGACGCTCTACTCCAGCGCGTTTATTGCAGAAGAGATCCGCGCCGGTATTCGCGGCGTAGCGCGCGGGCAGAAGTACGCCGCGCAGGCTTTGGGGTTAACTGGCTTCCAGTCCATGCGTTATGTGGTGTTGCCACAGGCGCTAAAAATTGCGTTGCCGCCGCTGCTTGGGCAGTACATGAATATTGTTAAGAACTCGTCGTTGACGATGGCGATTGGTGTCGCTGAATTGTCCTACGCGTCGCGTCAGGTAGAGACGGAAACCCTGCGTACGTTTCAGGCGTTTGGCGTGGCGACGGTGTTGTACATCGTGATTATTGCGGTGATGGAAGGCTGGGGCATGTGGCGTCAGCAGCGTAGTCTGGCGGAGAGACACTAAGATGGATTTTACCGTTATCACCGATAATATCGGCTATTTGATGTGGGGGACGTTCCCGGATGGCCCGCTGGGTGGCGCGGCGCTGACGCTGGTGATGAGCCTGCTGGCTGGCGTCGCCTCTGCCCTATTGGGTACAATTTTGGGCGTGGCGCTGGCGATGTCTAGGGGATGGTGGAGCGCACTGTTGGCGATGGTGCTGGGGTTCTTCCGTGCAATTCCCGTCATCATGCTGATTTTCTGGACGTACTTCCTGCTGCCGATCGTTTTTGGCGTCGATATCCCTGAAATTACTACCGTGGTTTGTGCGCTGGCGCTGATCGCCTCGGCGTATCTGGCGCATGGCGTAAAAGCTGGCATTGTCGCGATTGGGCGCGGCCAGTGGCAGGCTGGACTCTCGCTGGGATTAAGCCGTTGGCAGGTGTTGTGGCAGATTGTCCTGCCGCAGGCGCTGCGGATGATGGTGCCTTCCTTCATTAACCAATGGATTTCTCTGATTAAAGATACCTCACTGGCCTACATTGTTGGCGTCGGCGAACTGACGTTTCTTGCTACGCAGGTCAATAACCGTAGCATGGTCTACCCGATGGAGGTTTTCCTGTTTGTCGCGCTGGTCTACTTTGTGTTTTGTCTGTCGCTGGAACTGCTGGCGAACGGGGTTAACGCCCGTTTTAGCCAGCAGGAAAAGCAGCCGAAACGCCGTTTGCTGTGGTGGCGGAATAAGCCAGCCTGAGCTGGCTTTGAATGGCTGCTACTACGCAGTGATGTTCCAGCCTTTTTCGCGCCAGATTTGCGGCAGTTCGCGCATATCGTCGAACATCGTGACCAGAGGGTGATGGATCGGCTGGTTATGGGGATCGGCGCAGTAATAGAACACCGGAATACCCGCCGCGATGCCTGCCTGTACGCCAGCGGCGGAATCTTCAACCAGAATGCAGTGTTCGATGGGAAGCTGTAATTGCTCGGCGGCGTGATACAACACCGCTGGATCGGGTTTCCACTTTTTCAGATCGTAGCCGCTGTAGAGATGGTCGCCAAACAAATCGAGCATGTGCGTCAGGCCGAGCGAATGGTGCATCTTACTGACCGGGCCGTTGGAAACCACGGCCATCGGGACGGTGATGGACTGCACTAACTCACGTGCGCCCTCGATAGGTTGCAGATATTCATCGAACAGACGTTTCACTTCTTGCCGAAAATGACGCTCCACCTCTTCTACCGATACGGTTAAGCCATGCTGCTGGCTGATGCGGGCAATAATCTCGTACAGCTTCACGCCCTTGTAGGTTTTTATCACCTCCTCCAGCGATAAGTTCACCCCATACGGGATGAAGATATTCACATAAGCCTGGCAACACAGCACTTCGCTATCAACCAGCGTGCCATCACAGTCGAAGAAGACGCATTCAATACGGGGCATGACCAATCCTTATCGATGAAATATAACGTTTTAATACTGGTGTAATTTTAGAGGGAAACGCGGCGATGAGATTCCCGCAGGGATACCTCACACCGCGGTCGCCCCCGGTATCTCAATTCTTAAACGATCAGAATAAGATAAGCTCCTACTTTAACCAATTGGTCCGATATTGCGACCGACAAAGCCATTTTTAGCGCTATCTTGCGTAAAATTAGGGGGATTTAACCGAGAGAAAACGATGACATTAATAGGTTCTTCTTATTCGATGAAAAAAAACGTGGGATCAACGTAAAAACGTAGAATTTTGTTATAGGATACCCGACGACAGTTATTCCCTTCTTTGGATTGTTACTCATGAATAAATCACAACCCGGTTCTGCTACCGAGCAGGGTCTGCTGGAGCGCGTGTTTAAGCTTAAACAACATGGCACGACAGCACGTACGGAAACAATTGCCGGTTTCACGACGTTTTTGACGATGGTCTACATCGTTTTTGTTAACCCGCAGATTCTGGGCGTGGCGGGGATGGATACCAAAGCGGTCTTTGTAACCACCTGCCTGATTGCCGCATTCGGTAGTATTTTAATGGGTCTGCTAGCTAACCTGCCTGTAGCACTGGCTCCGGCAATGGGGCTGAATGCGTTTTTCGCTTTTGTTGTCGTTGGCGCGATGGGGCTGCCATGGCAGGTGGCGATGGGGGCGATTTTCTGGGGCGCAATCGGTTTCCTGTTATTGACCATCTTCCAGATTCGCTATTGGATGATCGCCAATATCCCGCTTAGCCTGCGTTTGGGAATTGCCAGCGGTATTGGGCTGTTCATTGCCATGATGGGCCTGAAAAACGCCGGTATTATCGTCCCTAACCCTGAAACACTGGTGACAATTGGCAACCTGACGTCACACAGCGTGCTGCTGGGGGCGCTGGGCTTTTTCATTATTGTGGCGCTGGCTTCACGTAATATTCATGCCGCAGTGCTGATCTCCATCGTGGTGACCACCTCAATTGGCCTGCTGTTGGGTGATGTTAAGTTTGCTGGCGTGTTCTCACTGCCACCGAGCGTAACGTCGGTGGTGGGTCAGGTTGATCTGGCTGGCGCGCTGAACCTTGGGATGTCCGGCATTATTTTCTCCTTCATGCTGGTAAACCTGTTTGACTCCTCCGGTACGCTGATCGGCGTGACGGATAAAGCCGGTCTGGTGGATGCACACGGTAAGTTTCCGCGTATGAAGCAGGCGCTGTATGTTGATAGCATCAGCTCTGTGGCGGGGTCGTTTATCGGAACGTCATCGGTTACGGCGTATATTGAAAGCTCTTCTGGTGTATCCGTGGGGGGACGCACCGGCCTGACCGCCGTGGTGGTGGGGCTGCTGTTCCTGCTGGTGATCTTTCTGTCACCGCTGGCGGGTATGGTGCCTGCCTATGCAGCGGCTGGCGCACTGATTTACGTGGGCGTATTGATGACGTCCAGCCTGGCACGCGTGAAGTGGGACGATTTGACCGAAGCCGTTCCTGCGTTTATTACGGCGGTGATGATGCCGTTTAGCTTCTCGATTACTGAAGGGATCGCGCTGGGCTTCATTTCTTATTGTGTGATGAAGTTGGCGACGGGGCGCTGGCGTGAAATCAGCCCTTGCGTCGTGGTGGTTGCACTGCTGTTCCTGTTGAAAATCGTGTTTATCGACGCGCATTAATCTGTTCGTGGCTCCGGGTTTCCCCCGGAGCCTCAGCCTGTGCTGAAGCGGCTGGCTACTGTGATGCGGTAGAGGTGACTTTTTCTATCGTATGGCTGGTTAATTTCATATAACGCACTGACTGGCGTTGCTGCTGTAGGATTTCCCCCGCCTTTCTCATGCCCGATGCTGATGTGTATTTCCACATGACGAGTCGGTTAAGCGTGGGAATATGAGCGCAGGCCCAGGCAAGGTAATCATCAACATCACTCATCACTTCTACGGCGGGTGTGTCGGTTGAACGTAGCCTGCCGGAGGCGGGATGAAGTTTGAGGTTATGGGGGAGATGGCTATTTGCGCCAGGCATTTTCACCAACGACTGGCGGATGGTGCATAATTGCGTCGCCGCTTCCAGGGGATCGCGCTGGGCGTCAATCCACGCCTGTTCAGCCTGCGTTTGCGCCTGCATCTGTGGGACGGTCTGATTCGTTGGTCTGACATGAACGATTTCGATATCCATACCGACGCTTCCCTCTTCGCTCAGGAGGATGGCAATCGTATTGCCTGCATAGCCGATGCTGAATTGGGGCAGATTAGGATCGGCAAAGTAAGGGCGCCCTTCAGGGGACACCAGCAGCGTAGGTAGCAGCGGATAACCGAAAAAATAGAACATCATCTCAGCCAGCAGCGCTCGGCTTTTCAGATAACGCTCGCGGCGTTTGGCTGAAAAACTTTGTGTCGATGAGATGAGCCTATCAGGCAGTCTTTGTAAGTCAGGAAGCGCTTCCGTGCTTGTCCACCTGACAAAATGGCAGGTCATTGTTCACTCCGTGATCGTGATAAAAGATGGGAACCTATTAGGTACTACCAATGCATATTATCAGACTAATATGTGATCTAAAGAAAAATCGATGGATAAATCGGCGATAATTATTAATTAGACACAACGAATTTTCTGTATTGTATGTGTTGTGGCGCTCTTTCCCTGCTCGCCACATTCCCGTCTATTTAATGGTTTGACCACCCCAATGCGGAACGCTGCTGCTTTTCCAGCGTCTGCTGACGTAACTCATCCGCAGTCACTAACCGCAGCGCTGACGTCGGACACACGCTGATGCAGGAAGGGCTAGGGGCTACATCGACGCATAAGTCGCATTTGTGGACTTCACTTTGCGTACTCTCATCATGCGAAGCTTTCGTTACCACATTGATGGCACCGAAGGGACAGGCGACCACACAGCTTTTGCAGCCGATGCAGCGGGACTGGATAACCTGAACGCTATCCCGATCGCGCACCAGCGCATCATTTGGGCACACGCTGGCACAGGGGGCGTTCTCACACTGGCGACAAAGCACAGGGACGCTGATGCTGGCGCTTTTAATCACTTTCAGACGGGGAAAGAAGTGAGATGGCCGTAGTTGTGCACTTTGGCCACCGCTATGCGCGACCGCGCAGGCGATCTCACAGGTGCGGCAACCGATACATTTTTCTGCTTCGGCGATAACAAATTGATTCATGGACGAACCTCCTCGCGGGCTGCGTTCATCTCGGGGCGCTGCGGGTGTGCGGGAATGGCTCCAGTGACGGCGGTCAGCCCCATCGTCGCAATCATTCCCAATGCGGCTTTGCGCCCGTCGGCAATGGCGGTCACGACCAGATCGGCACCGCGTACGGCATCACCACCAGCAAAAATACGCGGATGATTAGTCTGGCAAGGTATCTGGCTATCAAGCGGGGCGGTGATGTATCCCCAGTTATCCAGACCGATGTCGGCCTCTTCCAGCCACGGCATTCTGTGTGATTGAAAACCAAATGCGGTTATCACGGCTTCTGCGGGCTGCACGAATTCTGAACCAGGGATCGGGCGCGGGCGACGACGGCCACTAACATCAGGCTCGCCTAGTTCGGTACGAACCAGGCTAATCCCACACACCTCGCCCTGTTCATTGAGGCAGATTTTTTGTGGCTGGACGT
The window above is part of the Pectobacterium araliae genome. Proteins encoded here:
- a CDS encoding NCS2 family permease — protein: MNKSQPGSATEQGLLERVFKLKQHGTTARTETIAGFTTFLTMVYIVFVNPQILGVAGMDTKAVFVTTCLIAAFGSILMGLLANLPVALAPAMGLNAFFAFVVVGAMGLPWQVAMGAIFWGAIGFLLLTIFQIRYWMIANIPLSLRLGIASGIGLFIAMMGLKNAGIIVPNPETLVTIGNLTSHSVLLGALGFFIIVALASRNIHAAVLISIVVTTSIGLLLGDVKFAGVFSLPPSVTSVVGQVDLAGALNLGMSGIIFSFMLVNLFDSSGTLIGVTDKAGLVDAHGKFPRMKQALYVDSISSVAGSFIGTSSVTAYIESSSGVSVGGRTGLTAVVVGLLFLLVIFLSPLAGMVPAYAAAGALIYVGVLMTSSLARVKWDDLTEAVPAFITAVMMPFSFSITEGIALGFISYCVMKLATGRWREISPCVVVVALLFLLKIVFIDAH
- a CDS encoding 4'-phosphopantetheinyl transferase family protein; this translates as MTCHFVRWTSTEALPDLQRLPDRLISSTQSFSAKRRERYLKSRALLAEMMFYFFGYPLLPTLLVSPEGRPYFADPNLPQFSIGYAGNTIAILLSEEGSVGMDIEIVHVRPTNQTVPQMQAQTQAEQAWIDAQRDPLEAATQLCTIRQSLVKMPGANSHLPHNLKLHPASGRLRSTDTPAVEVMSDVDDYLAWACAHIPTLNRLVMWKYTSASGMRKAGEILQQQRQSVRYMKLTSHTIEKVTSTASQ
- a CDS encoding amino acid ABC transporter permease, yielding MDTALQSLESWLLAPQYLIWLWHGFLITLGLSLGTVVLSTVLGFLLAAARDSQIRVLSSVVVAYSSLFRNTPLLVQLFFWYFGAGQLFPSEMMQWLNTSHTISLLGTTLSWPSFEFLAGLAGLTLYSSAFIAEEIRAGIRGVARGQKYAAQALGLTGFQSMRYVVLPQALKIALPPLLGQYMNIVKNSSLTMAIGVAELSYASRQVETETLRTFQAFGVATVLYIVIIAVMEGWGMWRQQRSLAERH
- the phoU gene encoding phosphate signaling complex protein PhoU, coding for MDNLNLNKHISGQFNAELEHIRTQVLTMGGLVEQQLSDAITAMHNQDEELAQQVIEGDAKVNMMEVAIDEACVRIIAKRQPTASDLRLVMAIIKTISELERIGDVADKICRTALEKFSHQHQPLLVSLESLGRHTVQMLHDVLDAFARMDLDEAIRIYREDKKVDKEYEGIVRQLMTHMMEDPRTIPSVLTALFCARSIERIGDRCQNICEFIFYFVKGQDFRHLGGDALEKLLAEKDRKAEE
- a CDS encoding ABC transporter substrate-binding protein: MKKQILTVTLLAGLASVSGAAQADKLDDIQKAGVVKIAVFDSNPPFGYVDPQSKKLVGYDVDIAEAIGKALGVKVELRATNPANRIPLLSSQKVDLIAANFTITDERAKQVNFSIPYFATGQKFIARKGVLKTPEDIKTLRIGADKGTVQEITLREHYPTAKVISYDDTPLAFAALRNGNVQAITQDDAKLVGLLANVPDAQKAEFEISPFSITKEYQGVGIPKGEERLTVKINDTLINLEKQGEAKTIYDRWFGPSTKSSQPRGDFTFAPLDQQPKS
- a CDS encoding 4Fe-4S dicluster domain-containing protein; translated protein: MNQFVIAEAEKCIGCRTCEIACAVAHSGGQSAQLRPSHFFPRLKVIKSASISVPVLCRQCENAPCASVCPNDALVRDRDSVQVIQSRCIGCKSCVVACPFGAINVVTKASHDESTQSEVHKCDLCVDVAPSPSCISVCPTSALRLVTADELRQQTLEKQQRSALGWSNH
- the yieH gene encoding 6-phosphogluconate phosphatase, encoding MPRIECVFFDCDGTLVDSEVLCCQAYVNIFIPYGVNLSLEEVIKTYKGVKLYEIIARISQQHGLTVSVEEVERHFRQEVKRLFDEYLQPIEGARELVQSITVPMAVVSNGPVSKMHHSLGLTHMLDLFGDHLYSGYDLKKWKPDPAVLYHAAEQLQLPIEHCILVEDSAAGVQAGIAAGIPVFYYCADPHNQPIHHPLVTMFDDMRELPQIWREKGWNITA
- a CDS encoding helix-turn-helix domain-containing protein; its protein translation is MSDELTCRIGATLKALRQERNWSLTRATEETGVSKAMLGQIERGESSPTVAILWKIATGMNVAFSAFIESTLTDEDVTYRAGSTFRENEAGMRAAPLFPYDEKLRFDMLVIELAAGASSTSSPHEDGVIEHIIVLEGQLEMTVDGQTHLLSAGDALRFAADREHRYHNPADTTVRFHDLIHYPAKK
- a CDS encoding amino acid ABC transporter permease, which produces MDFTVITDNIGYLMWGTFPDGPLGGAALTLVMSLLAGVASALLGTILGVALAMSRGWWSALLAMVLGFFRAIPVIMLIFWTYFLLPIVFGVDIPEITTVVCALALIASAYLAHGVKAGIVAIGRGQWQAGLSLGLSRWQVLWQIVLPQALRMMVPSFINQWISLIKDTSLAYIVGVGELTFLATQVNNRSMVYPMEVFLFVALVYFVFCLSLELLANGVNARFSQQEKQPKRRLLWWRNKPA
- the pstB gene encoding phosphate ABC transporter ATP-binding protein PstB; this encodes MSMATETSNKIQVRDLNFYYGKFHALKNITLDIAANQVTAFIGPSGCGKSTLLRTLNKMYQLYPEQRAEGDILLDGNNILTDKQDIALLRAKVGMVFQKPTPFPMSIYDNIAFGVRLFEKLSRADMDERVQWALTKAALWQETKDKLHQSGYSLSGGQQQRLCIARGIAIRPDVLLLDEPCSALDPISTGRIEELISELKKDYTVVIVTHNMQQAARCSDHTAFMYLGELIEFSDTDTLFTAPRQKQTEDYITGRYG
- a CDS encoding benzoate/H(+) symporter BenE family transporter, which translates into the protein MPASFALKDVTFSTFTAGFVAVLVGYTSSAAIIFQAAEAAGASTLQIGGWLSILGIAQGLASISLSLYYRAPILAAWSTPGAALLVTSLPGTPLNEAIGVFLFASALIFICGITGLFARLMNVIPQAISAAMLAGILLRFGADAFLALQQDFWLAFAMCMTYLLSRRLLPRFAIVLTLLAGLLLALFRGQIAVSDSPLVFAVPEFIAPHFSLSSLLGVGIPFFIVTMASQNAPGVATLKAAGYQVPVSPLISVTALIALILTPFGGFSVCIAAITAAICMGSDVHPDPKKRYLAAVAAGGFYLLAGVFGGSIGQLFTALPQPLIHAIAGLALLSTISGSLYRALLDEKQRDAAVVTFLITASGLTLWGIGAAFWGLIGGMMTWLILSAYADKVR